A single genomic interval of Lathyrus oleraceus cultivar Zhongwan6 chromosome 7, CAAS_Psat_ZW6_1.0, whole genome shotgun sequence harbors:
- the LOC127105688 gene encoding cytochrome P450 94C1-like, with translation MSFEDALSLQSTFTFLFSSFTLLFSVFSILTYISRIKPWCNCNTCKTCLTMSWSKNFINVCDYYTHLLQTSPTGTIHAHVLGNTITANPENVEYILKTNFNNYPKGKQFSTILGDLLGRGIFNVDGDTWKFQRKMASLELGSVTIHSYAMELVTEEIQTRLIPLIASKTDQKDDDFLDMQDILRRFSFDNICKFSFGLDPCCLVPSLPVSKLANAFDLASMLSAERAMNVSPLIWKMKRFFNVGSEKKLKEAIKVVNDMAKEMIKQRREIEIGSDSRKDLLSRFMGFLNSNEDEYLRDIVVSFLLAGRDTVASALTGFFMLLSKNPDVEKKIRVELDRLMNPVQEVATFEQTREMHYLNGAIHESMRLFPPVQFDSKFALEDDVLPDGNFIKKGSRVTYHPYAMGRMESIWGPDFLEFKPERWLREGVFVPKCPFKYPVFQAGVRICLGKELAIVEMKCVVAALVRRFDVRVVGLNPEPRFAPGLSATFIDGLPVKFYERS, from the coding sequence ATGAGTTTTGAAGATGCTCTTTCTCTTCAATCTACCTTCACTTTCCTCTTCTCCTCTTTCACCCTTCTATTTTCAGTCTTTTCTATTCTCACCTATATCTCTAGAATAAAACCATGGTGTAACTGCAACACTTGCAAAACTTGCTTGACAATGAGTTGGTCAAAAAACTTCATAAACGTATGCGACTACTACACACATCTTCTTCAAACATCACCAACAGGAACAATCCATGCCCATGTCTTAGGTAACACCATAACAGCAAATCCTGAAAATGTCGAATACATCCTCAAAACAAATTTCAATAACTACCCTAAAGGGAAACAGTTTTCCACAATTCTAGGCGATCTTCTCGGCCGTGGCATCTTCAACGTCGACGGTGATACATGGAAGTTTCAGCGGAAAATGGCGTCTCTTGAACTTGGCAGCGTCACGATTCATTCCTATGCTATGGAACTTGTCACAGAGGAAATCCAAACTAGGCTCATTCCTCTCATAGCTTCAAAAACGGATCAGAAAGATGATGATTTTTTAGACATGCAAGATATTCTTAGAAGATTCTCGTTCgacaacatttgtaaattctcATTTGGTTTAGACCCATGTTGTCTTGTTCCATCACTTCCAGTTTCAAAGCTCGCTAATGCTTTTGATCTTGCATCAATGCTTTCAGCTGAAAGAGCGATGAACGTGTCACCATTAATATGGAAGATGAAACGTTTCTTTAACGTTGGGTCAGAGAAGAAGCTCAAAGAAGCCATTAAAGTAGTGAACGACATGGCAAAAGAGATGATAAAACAAAGACGAGAAATTGAAATTGGAAGTGACTCGCGAAAAGATCTTCTCTCACGTTTTATGGGTTTTTTGAATTCAAACGAAGACGAATATTTAAGAGATATTGTAGTTAGTTTTCTTTTGGCCGGTCGTGATACGGTCGCTTCCGCATTAACCGGGTTTTTTATGTTATTGTCTAAGAACCCGGATGTTGAGAAAAAGATTCGGGTTGAGTTAGACCGGTTAATGAACCCGGTTCAGGAAGTTGCTACTTTTGAACAGACGCGTGAGATGCATTATCTAAATGGAGCGATTCATGAGAGTATGAGGCTTTTTCCACCGGTTCAGTTCGATTCAAAGTTTGCTTTGGAGGATGACGTATTACCGGATGGAAATTTTATAAAAAAGGGAAGCCGGGTTACTTACCATCCTTATGCGATGGGTCGGATGGAGAGCATTTGGGGACCCGATTTTTTGGAATTTAAACCGGAGAGATGGTTGAGAGAAGGTGTGTTTGTACCAAAATGTCCTTTTAAGTATCCAGTTTTTCAAGCTGGTGTGAGGATTTGTTTGGGAAAGGAATTGGCTATTGTAGAGATGAAGTGTGTTGTTGCTGCTTTAGTTAGACGGTTTGATGTTCGGGTTGTTGGACTGAATCCGGAGCCACGGTTCGCACCGGGTCTATCTGCCACATTTATAGATGGTTTGCCCGTTAAGTTTTATGAAAGATCATGA